A genomic region of Nostoc sp. UHCC 0702 contains the following coding sequences:
- a CDS encoding DUF4101 domain-containing protein — MRIPLDYYRILGLPLAASDEQLRQAYSDRIVQLPRREYSIAAISSRKQLIEEAYVVLSDPRERSSYDQIYLAHAYDPDGNATARIALADRTESSNSDPDTQSLSIDVPPQELVGALLVLQELGEYELVLKLGHGYLANQNGTAVASTDNNLATEEFTQSAEHPDIVLTVALACLELGREQWQQGHYESAAVSLETGQEMLARESLFPSVQAEIQADLYKLRPYRILELLALPLEKTAERRQGLELLHSILSDRGGIDGSGNDESGLNIDDFLRFIQQLRNHLTVAEQHKLFEAESKRPSAVATYLAVYALIARGFTQRQPALIRQAKHMLIHLGKRQDVHLEQSLCALLLGQTEEATRVLELSQEYEVLVYIREKSQDSPDLLPGLCLYAEQWLQSEVFPHFRDLARQQALLKDYFANQQVQAYLEGLPTDAETTNEWAVINRQSFSQPQANSYRHRSHSTGATQQFHQNQTSDPELPETPNHKRPEYSNFSTSRSNTSPTPSSAGSAKPQTTMGPLSTAERTARATNQNLNGSAKSSPPRPTQKRRRRKPTQSVNRENRHRHPQQRRTIANSLQGKTRLIWMVFASLLGILVFWLLVSTTFGWLKNLFLPAPALQGEQLVVKLNQPPIPIPDSSSELQSPEGPLTATTAEEVISTWLSTKAAALGPNHEIDELKNILTGSALSQWRLVAQQDRADNRYRKYNHSVKVESLNKSQTNSDRVIVEATVKEATQFYENGQRKKSSDETLRVRYDLIRQEGVWHIQNMLVVY; from the coding sequence GTGCGAATTCCGCTAGATTACTACCGAATTTTAGGACTACCATTAGCGGCAAGTGATGAACAGTTGCGGCAAGCATACAGCGATCGCATTGTACAATTGCCGCGACGAGAGTATTCAATAGCAGCTATTTCTTCTCGCAAACAATTAATAGAAGAAGCTTACGTGGTTTTATCAGATCCAAGGGAACGTAGCAGTTACGACCAAATTTATCTTGCTCATGCCTATGATCCTGATGGCAATGCTACCGCCAGGATAGCATTGGCAGACCGTACAGAAAGCAGCAACAGCGATCCTGACACTCAAAGTCTCAGTATCGACGTTCCCCCACAGGAATTAGTAGGTGCATTATTAGTTCTCCAAGAGCTAGGAGAATACGAACTAGTACTAAAACTAGGTCATGGTTACTTAGCAAACCAAAACGGTACAGCAGTCGCCAGCACAGACAATAATCTGGCAACTGAAGAATTCACTCAAAGTGCTGAGCATCCAGATATTGTGCTAACTGTGGCTCTAGCTTGCCTTGAACTAGGTCGTGAGCAATGGCAACAGGGTCACTATGAAAGTGCTGCCGTGTCCTTGGAAACTGGGCAAGAAATGCTAGCTCGTGAAAGCTTATTCCCCAGTGTCCAAGCTGAAATACAGGCTGATCTGTACAAGCTACGACCTTATCGGATTTTAGAATTATTGGCACTGCCGCTAGAAAAGACAGCCGAACGCCGCCAAGGCTTAGAATTATTGCATAGTATTTTGAGCGATCGCGGTGGCATTGATGGTAGTGGCAATGATGAATCAGGTTTAAACATTGATGATTTTCTGCGATTTATTCAGCAATTACGTAACCACCTCACAGTCGCAGAACAACACAAGTTGTTTGAAGCAGAAAGCAAGCGTCCCTCTGCTGTTGCCACTTATTTGGCTGTTTACGCCCTGATAGCACGCGGATTTACTCAACGTCAACCAGCTTTAATTCGTCAGGCGAAGCATATGCTTATACATCTGGGCAAGCGCCAAGATGTACATTTAGAACAGTCGTTATGCGCGTTATTACTAGGACAAACTGAAGAAGCCACTCGTGTTTTAGAACTCTCTCAAGAGTACGAAGTCTTAGTTTATATTCGGGAAAAATCTCAAGACTCTCCCGACCTGCTGCCAGGATTGTGTTTATACGCAGAACAATGGTTACAGAGTGAAGTGTTTCCCCACTTTCGAGATTTGGCTAGGCAGCAAGCTTTGCTGAAAGATTACTTTGCTAACCAACAGGTACAAGCTTATTTAGAAGGCTTACCCACGGATGCCGAAACCACTAATGAGTGGGCTGTAATTAACCGTCAATCTTTTTCCCAGCCCCAGGCAAATAGTTACCGTCACCGCAGTCATTCCACTGGCGCTACTCAACAATTCCATCAAAATCAAACTTCTGACCCGGAATTACCGGAAACACCAAACCACAAAAGACCTGAGTATTCAAACTTTTCCACAAGCAGATCAAATACATCACCAACTCCCTCATCTGCGGGGAGTGCCAAACCACAAACAACTATGGGGCCGCTTTCTACCGCTGAACGCACCGCTAGAGCAACTAACCAAAACCTGAATGGCTCAGCTAAATCTTCTCCACCCCGTCCAACCCAAAAGCGAAGAAGGCGAAAGCCTACTCAAAGCGTTAATCGGGAAAACCGCCATCGTCATCCTCAGCAAAGGCGAACCATTGCCAACAGCCTACAAGGAAAAACCCGATTAATTTGGATGGTATTTGCTTCTTTGTTGGGTATATTAGTTTTTTGGCTATTAGTATCCACAACCTTTGGATGGCTGAAAAATCTATTTTTGCCTGCACCAGCTTTGCAAGGTGAACAATTAGTTGTAAAACTTAACCAACCACCAATACCTATTCCTGACAGTAGCAGCGAATTGCAATCACCAGAAGGGCCCCTGACAGCTACCACGGCAGAGGAAGTGATTTCGACTTGGCTATCTACTAAAGCTGCGGCTTTAGGCCCTAACCATGAAATTGATGAGTTAAAGAATATTTTAACTGGTTCAGCTTTATCTCAGTGGCGATTAGTAGCTCAGCAAGATAGGGCAGACAACCGTTATCGGAAATACAACCACAGCGTTAAGGTGGAATCTCTCAATAAATCTCAGACCAACTCAGACCGCGTAATCGTCGAAGCAACGGTGAAGGAAGCAACACAATTCTATGAAAACGGGCAAAGAAAAAAGTCTTCTGATGAAACTTTGCGCGTTCGATATGATTTGATTCGACAGGAAGGTGTGTGGCACATCCAGAATATGTTAGTTGTCTACTAA
- the pdhA gene encoding pyruvate dehydrogenase (acetyl-transferring) E1 component subunit alpha, translated as MVQERTLPTFNATTTQITKEEGLRLYEDMTLGRFFEDKCAEMYYRGKMFGFVHLYNGQEAVSTGVIQAMRPGEDFVSSTYRDHVHALSAGVPAREVMAELFGKATGCSKGRGGSMHMFSAEHGLLGGYAFVAEGIPVAAGAAFQSKYRREVLKDEKADQVTACFFGDGAANNGQFFETLNMAALWKLPIIFVVENNKWAIGMAHERATSQPEIYKKASVFNMVGVEVDGMDVLAVRAVAIEAVARARTGEGPTLIEALTYRFRGHSLADPDELRSKAEKEFWFARDPIKKLAAYLLEQNLADEDELKAIERKIQDVIDDAVKFAESSPEPDKSELYRFVFAEDE; from the coding sequence ATGGTTCAAGAACGGACGTTGCCTACATTTAATGCTACCACCACCCAGATTACTAAAGAAGAAGGGTTACGGTTGTACGAGGACATGACATTAGGGCGCTTCTTTGAAGATAAATGCGCCGAAATGTACTATAGAGGCAAAATGTTTGGTTTTGTCCATCTTTACAACGGACAAGAAGCTGTTTCTACTGGTGTCATTCAGGCAATGCGCCCAGGAGAAGATTTTGTTTCTAGTACCTACCGTGACCACGTTCATGCTTTGAGTGCGGGAGTACCAGCAAGAGAAGTGATGGCAGAGTTATTTGGCAAAGCCACAGGCTGTAGCAAAGGACGCGGTGGTTCCATGCACATGTTCTCTGCCGAACATGGGTTGTTAGGTGGCTATGCTTTTGTCGCTGAAGGTATTCCGGTAGCGGCTGGTGCAGCTTTTCAAAGTAAATACCGCCGAGAAGTTTTAAAAGACGAAAAAGCCGACCAAGTAACAGCTTGCTTTTTTGGTGACGGTGCCGCTAACAACGGTCAATTTTTTGAAACTTTGAATATGGCAGCTTTATGGAAACTGCCGATTATTTTTGTGGTAGAAAATAATAAGTGGGCGATCGGCATGGCTCACGAACGTGCTACTTCTCAGCCAGAGATTTACAAAAAAGCCAGTGTGTTTAACATGGTAGGCGTGGAAGTAGACGGAATGGACGTGCTAGCAGTGCGTGCCGTAGCTATTGAAGCAGTCGCCCGCGCCCGCACTGGAGAAGGGCCGACATTAATTGAAGCGCTGACCTATCGTTTCCGGGGACATTCTCTGGCAGACCCAGATGAACTGAGAAGCAAAGCCGAGAAAGAATTTTGGTTTGCTCGTGACCCAATTAAAAAGCTAGCTGCTTATCTTCTAGAACAAAATCTGGCAGATGAGGATGAACTGAAGGCGATCGAGCGTAAAATCCAGGATGTAATCGACGATGCGGTGAAATTCGCCGAAAGTAGCCCTGAACCAGACAAAAGCGAATTGTATCGCTTTGTGTTTGCGGAAGACGAGTAG
- a CDS encoding aldose epimerase, with translation MFTIAVEEQQYKTYILSDETAGSQLEVVPERGGIITRWRVQGQEILYLDTERFANPDLSVRGGIPILFPICGNLPDNTYTYNGKQYTLKQHGFARDLPWEVTDQVTQDKVSLTLVLNSNEQTRAVYPFDFQLTFTYELQGNNLEIRQQYKNLSSTTLPFSNGFHPYFVASDKTQLEFEISSQEYQDQRTKEIHAFKGNFDFNLDEIDVAFKQLTSKSAAVVDNSRKLKLTLDYGDDYPILVFWTLKGKDFYCLEPWSAPRNSLNTDEHLTVLESGASYTTSVRLTGNFF, from the coding sequence GTGTTTACCATTGCAGTTGAAGAACAACAATACAAAACCTACATCCTTTCTGATGAAACTGCGGGTTCTCAACTGGAAGTAGTGCCGGAACGCGGCGGTATTATTACTCGCTGGCGCGTCCAAGGGCAAGAAATTCTCTATCTCGATACTGAACGTTTTGCTAATCCCGATTTGAGTGTTAGAGGCGGGATTCCGATTTTGTTTCCTATCTGTGGGAATTTACCAGACAATACCTACACTTACAACGGGAAACAGTACACTCTTAAACAACATGGCTTTGCCCGTGATTTACCTTGGGAAGTAACTGACCAAGTGACCCAGGATAAAGTTAGCCTTACTCTCGTCCTCAATAGCAACGAGCAGACAAGGGCAGTTTATCCTTTTGATTTTCAATTAACTTTCACTTACGAACTCCAAGGTAATAACCTAGAAATTCGGCAGCAGTATAAAAATCTGTCGTCTACAACTTTGCCATTTTCTAACGGTTTCCATCCCTACTTTGTGGCAAGTGATAAAACTCAGCTAGAGTTTGAAATTTCTTCCCAGGAATATCAAGACCAGAGAACCAAGGAAATTCATGCTTTTAAAGGTAATTTTGACTTTAACCTGGATGAAATTGACGTTGCCTTTAAGCAGCTAACTAGTAAATCTGCTGCTGTGGTAGATAACAGCCGGAAGTTAAAGTTGACTCTAGATTACGGCGATGACTATCCGATTTTGGTGTTCTGGACACTCAAAGGCAAAGATTTCTACTGTTTGGAACCTTGGAGCGCTCCCCGCAACTCTTTAAACACCGATGAACATCTAACTGTGTTAGAATCAGGAGCCAGCTACACGACATCTGTACGGTTAACGGGAAATTTTTTCTAA
- a CDS encoding DUF2358 domain-containing protein → MDIIEILKEDYQRFPINQTYSIYAPDVYFQDPLNKFHGVKRYKQMINFIQTFFLNPQMDLHDIQRLENTIKTEWTLSWNTPLPWKPRISISGWSELSLNSDNLIVSHIDYWNCSRLDVIKQHFFS, encoded by the coding sequence ATGGATATTATTGAAATCCTCAAAGAAGACTATCAAAGATTTCCCATTAATCAAACGTACAGTATTTACGCCCCAGACGTTTATTTTCAAGACCCGCTAAATAAATTTCATGGCGTTAAACGTTACAAACAGATGATTAATTTCATCCAAACTTTCTTTCTAAATCCTCAAATGGATTTGCACGACATTCAAAGGTTGGAAAATACAATTAAAACCGAGTGGACACTCAGTTGGAATACACCCCTACCTTGGAAACCACGCATTTCTATCTCTGGCTGGAGTGAATTAAGTCTCAACTCTGATAATTTGATTGTCTCCCATATCGATTATTGGAACTGTTCACGCCTAGACGTAATCAAACAACATTTCTTTTCGTAA
- a CDS encoding ArsA family ATPase, with amino-acid sequence MRVILMTGKGGVGKTSVAAATGLRCAELGYRTLVLSTDPAHSLADSFDLEMGHAPREIRPNLWGAELDALQELEGNWGAVKRYITQVLQARGLEGVQAEELAILPGMDEIFGLVRMKRHYDEGEFDVLIIDSAPTGTALRLLSLPEVGGWYMRRFYKPFQSISVALRPLVEPIFRPIAGFSLPDKEVMDAPYEFYEQIEALEKVLTDNTQTSVRLVTNPEKMVIKESLRAHAYLSLYNVATDLVIANRIIPSEVQDPFFQRWKENQQQYRQEIHDNFLPLPVKEVPLFSEEMCGLPALERLKETLYKDEDPTQVYYKETTVRIVQEQNQYSLEIYLPGIPKTQIQLKKYGDELNITIGNHRRNLVLPQALAALQASGAKMEDDYLKISFTDNARI; translated from the coding sequence ATGCGTGTAATATTAATGACAGGCAAAGGCGGTGTGGGGAAAACATCCGTTGCTGCTGCAACTGGACTTCGCTGTGCAGAACTAGGCTATCGCACACTGGTTTTAAGTACAGACCCCGCTCACTCCCTAGCAGATAGTTTTGACCTGGAAATGGGACATGCACCGCGAGAAATTCGACCAAATTTGTGGGGTGCAGAACTAGATGCGCTGCAAGAACTAGAAGGAAATTGGGGTGCTGTGAAGCGCTACATTACTCAAGTTTTACAGGCAAGGGGTTTAGAAGGAGTACAGGCGGAAGAATTAGCCATATTACCAGGTATGGATGAGATTTTTGGCTTGGTGAGGATGAAACGCCACTACGATGAAGGAGAGTTTGATGTCTTAATTATCGACTCAGCCCCCACAGGTACAGCACTACGTCTGTTGAGTTTACCTGAAGTTGGTGGCTGGTATATGCGCCGTTTTTACAAACCGTTTCAAAGTATCTCGGTGGCGCTTAGACCTCTGGTCGAACCTATTTTTAGACCCATCGCTGGGTTTTCTCTGCCAGATAAAGAAGTGATGGATGCACCTTACGAATTTTATGAACAAATTGAAGCCCTAGAAAAGGTTTTAACAGATAATACTCAAACTTCAGTACGCCTTGTCACTAATCCAGAAAAGATGGTGATTAAGGAGTCTTTACGCGCTCATGCTTATCTGAGTTTGTATAATGTTGCCACAGATTTAGTAATAGCTAATCGCATCATTCCCAGCGAAGTCCAAGACCCATTTTTCCAGCGTTGGAAGGAAAATCAGCAGCAATATCGCCAGGAAATTCATGATAACTTTCTCCCTCTCCCTGTCAAGGAAGTGCCGCTGTTCTCTGAAGAAATGTGTGGTTTACCAGCATTAGAAAGGTTGAAAGAAACTCTCTACAAAGATGAAGATCCAACTCAAGTTTACTATAAGGAAACGACTGTCAGAATTGTACAAGAGCAAAATCAATATAGTTTAGAAATTTACTTACCTGGCATCCCCAAAACTCAAATTCAATTGAAGAAATATGGTGACGAATTAAACATCACTATTGGGAACCACCGCCGTAATTTAGTATTGCCCCAAGCATTAGCAGCACTGCAAGCTTCAGGAGCAAAAATGGAAGATGACTATTTGAAAATCAGTTTTACTGACAATGCAAGAATTTAA
- a CDS encoding GAF domain-containing protein → MTPIAKVNLRVNINQESVLRRITNRIRQTLDLKEIITATTAEVCSLLGTDRVMIYKFHADGSGQVIAESIHENRLPSLLELNFPADDIPPHIRELLIKSRVLSIVNVDTQQIGQVHLQDLENREIFLDDIRYRPVDLCHIEYLTAMGVKSSLVAPILYQNELWGLLVSHNSQPYAIPEYELELVQMVVDQLSIAIAQSTLLTQAREKAEREAVINRIANLLHSLPTIVLQPALEAAVAAFDGAGGRLCIRNEGFNFQNSSVRSVAECLIPGSDCIQVYTCGRQPMMPAKTIYPLMEQYNIWQEYYKSHDYDVWAISDLYQTPGLRSLEAAFQPTKIRSILMIPLQYRQQLLGYLSIFRNEIDTEILWAGQSDFDQRQLYPRRSFEAWRESRKAQPRKWTVEDIELARELSKHFASAIQQHELYQQVQAFNAKLEHQVNKRTHELQRTSEQQQAVFGVIAKIRASLDTNTIFQITTKEVCQLLKSDRVSVYRFDSEWGGEFVGDFEAASPYWLNESKLGINLVWNDTYLQNTEGGRYRYNETFAVDDIYKMGFTRCHVENLENYHIYAFVLAPIFIGQKLWGLLAAYQHSGPRQWRTSEINFISQVAAQMGVALQQSELLAQTQEQALDLQQAAVQQRVLFEIVAKIRESLDLNAIFQTTTQEICKSLQADRVAIYHFQPDWSGEFIAEFVGEGWVKLVNGDIHTVWEDSYLQQTQGGRYRINETFAVNDIYQAGHSECHIACLEQYQVKAYAIAPIFIGQQLWGLLGAYQNSAPRQWEDSEIKFIAQIANQLGVALQQVELLRQTQQQANQLAQALQNLQQTQTQLIQTEKMSSLGQLVAGVAHEINNPVNFIYGNLSHVSDYTEDLLSILDLYQQECSNPSLKIFQRAEEIDLEFIVEDLPKTLASMKIGVDRIRQIVMSLRNFSRLDEAEMKAVNIHEGIDSTLLILQHRLKAKPESPAIEVIKEYGDLPLVQCYAGQLNQVFMNVLSNAIDALEEHQNSKSQPYHGQIIIRTTVGELKGNVKSVVIHIADNGAGIPEAVKARVFDPFFTTKPVGKGTGLGLSISYQIVVDKHNGVFKCDSQPGLGTKFWIEIPVCNVTFNS, encoded by the coding sequence ATGACCCCGATCGCCAAAGTAAACTTGCGGGTAAATATTAATCAAGAAAGTGTACTGCGCCGAATTACAAATCGTATTCGTCAAACATTAGACTTAAAAGAAATTATCACAGCAACAACGGCGGAAGTATGCTCATTACTTGGAACTGACCGAGTAATGATTTACAAATTCCATGCAGATGGAAGTGGTCAGGTCATTGCTGAGTCCATTCATGAAAATCGCTTACCCTCCTTACTAGAGCTAAATTTTCCGGCTGACGATATTCCACCCCATATTCGTGAGCTGTTGATCAAGTCGAGGGTACTTTCTATTGTCAATGTTGATACTCAACAAATTGGTCAAGTTCATCTGCAAGACTTGGAAAATCGAGAGATTTTCTTAGATGATATCCGTTACCGCCCTGTAGACTTATGCCATATTGAATACTTGACGGCAATGGGTGTCAAGTCTTCTCTAGTAGCGCCTATTCTCTATCAAAATGAACTTTGGGGGCTATTAGTATCTCACAATTCTCAGCCATATGCGATACCAGAATATGAACTAGAATTAGTGCAGATGGTAGTAGATCAGCTGTCAATAGCGATCGCTCAAAGTACTCTGTTAACTCAAGCTCGCGAAAAAGCTGAACGAGAAGCTGTTATTAACCGCATCGCTAATTTGCTACATTCATTACCTACAATTGTCCTACAGCCAGCTTTAGAAGCAGCTGTAGCTGCCTTTGATGGTGCTGGTGGTAGACTTTGCATTAGAAATGAAGGCTTTAATTTTCAGAATAGCAGCGTTAGAAGTGTAGCAGAATGTTTGATTCCTGGTAGCGATTGTATCCAGGTTTATACCTGCGGACGGCAACCGATGATGCCGGCAAAAACTATATATCCACTGATGGAACAGTATAACATCTGGCAGGAATACTACAAATCTCATGATTATGATGTTTGGGCAATTTCAGACTTATATCAAACTCCTGGCTTGCGAAGTTTAGAAGCTGCTTTTCAACCTACTAAAATTCGCAGCATTTTGATGATTCCGCTTCAGTATCGTCAGCAATTGCTAGGCTATTTAAGCATTTTCCGCAATGAAATTGACACAGAAATTCTCTGGGCTGGTCAATCTGATTTCGATCAAAGGCAACTCTACCCCCGTCGTTCATTTGAGGCTTGGCGAGAATCTAGAAAGGCTCAACCTCGCAAATGGACAGTTGAAGACATTGAACTAGCTAGAGAACTTAGTAAACACTTTGCCTCGGCAATTCAGCAGCACGAACTATACCAGCAAGTACAAGCCTTTAATGCCAAATTAGAACATCAAGTCAACAAGCGCACACATGAACTCCAACGGACATCTGAACAACAACAGGCCGTATTTGGTGTGATTGCCAAAATTCGTGCGTCTTTGGATACTAATACGATTTTTCAAATTACCACCAAAGAAGTTTGTCAATTACTCAAAAGCGATCGCGTTTCTGTTTATCGGTTTGATTCTGAATGGGGTGGCGAATTTGTCGGTGATTTTGAAGCGGCTAGTCCATACTGGTTAAACGAGTCCAAACTAGGTATTAATCTTGTTTGGAATGACACGTATTTGCAAAACACAGAAGGGGGACGCTACCGCTACAATGAAACCTTTGCGGTGGATGACATCTACAAGATGGGATTCACTCGCTGTCATGTGGAAAATCTGGAAAATTATCATATCTACGCTTTTGTGCTTGCCCCTATTTTTATTGGGCAAAAACTTTGGGGATTACTAGCAGCTTATCAACACTCTGGGCCTAGGCAATGGAGAACTTCTGAAATTAACTTTATCAGTCAAGTTGCTGCCCAAATGGGGGTAGCACTGCAACAATCTGAACTACTTGCACAAACTCAAGAGCAAGCATTGGATTTACAACAAGCAGCAGTACAACAACGGGTATTGTTTGAAATTGTCGCCAAAATTCGGGAATCTCTCGACCTGAATGCGATTTTTCAAACTACCACCCAGGAAATTTGTAAATCACTGCAAGCGGATCGTGTGGCTATCTACCACTTTCAACCAGACTGGAGTGGTGAGTTTATCGCTGAGTTTGTCGGTGAGGGTTGGGTGAAGCTGGTAAATGGCGATATCCATACAGTCTGGGAAGATAGCTATTTGCAACAAACCCAAGGCGGACGATATCGCATTAATGAAACTTTTGCAGTCAATGACATCTATCAAGCCGGTCACTCTGAGTGTCACATTGCATGTTTAGAGCAATATCAAGTTAAAGCATATGCGATCGCGCCAATATTTATTGGACAACAACTTTGGGGCTTGCTGGGAGCGTATCAAAATTCTGCACCCCGTCAGTGGGAAGACTCAGAAATCAAGTTCATCGCTCAAATTGCTAATCAGCTTGGGGTTGCACTGCAACAAGTAGAATTACTCAGACAAACTCAACAACAAGCAAACCAGTTGGCACAAGCTTTACAGAATTTACAACAAACTCAAACCCAACTCATCCAGACAGAGAAAATGTCTAGTTTGGGTCAACTGGTAGCGGGTGTTGCCCATGAAATTAACAATCCGGTAAATTTTATCTATGGCAACCTTTCCCATGTGAGTGACTATACTGAAGATTTACTCAGTATATTGGATCTCTATCAACAGGAATGCTCCAACCCCAGTTTGAAAATTTTTCAGCGTGCAGAAGAGATTGACTTAGAATTTATTGTTGAGGATTTGCCCAAAACTCTAGCTTCCATGAAAATTGGGGTCGATCGCATCCGTCAGATAGTCATGTCTTTACGGAATTTCTCGCGACTTGATGAAGCAGAAATGAAAGCTGTAAATATTCACGAGGGTATTGATAGCACACTTCTGATTTTACAACATCGCTTGAAAGCCAAACCAGAAAGTCCCGCCATTGAGGTCATTAAAGAGTATGGTGATTTGCCATTAGTGCAGTGTTATGCTGGACAACTAAATCAAGTATTTATGAATGTTTTGAGCAACGCGATCGATGCTCTAGAAGAACACCAGAACTCGAAATCACAACCTTACCACGGTCAAATTATAATCCGAACCACTGTTGGAGAACTCAAAGGCAATGTTAAGAGTGTCGTGATTCACATTGCTGACAATGGTGCGGGAATCCCAGAAGCAGTTAAGGCGAGAGTATTTGATCCGTTTTTCACAACTAAACCAGTAGGAAAGGGTACTGGCTTAGGACTGTCAATTAGTTACCAGATTGTTGTGGATAAACACAATGGTGTTTTTAAATGTGATTCGCAACCAGGATTAGGCACAAAATTTTGGATTGAAATTCCTGTTTGCAATGTCACATTTAATTCCTAA
- a CDS encoding transposase codes for MLVLEYKVKGNRQQYRAIDEAIRTTQFIRNKAVRYWMDAPREAKINKIALNNYSTALRKEFGFVADLNSMACQSATERAWTAIDRFYSNCKVKKAGNKGYPRFQKDNRSVEYKTSGWALHPTRRRIRFTDKKGIGEVKLLGKWDIQTYSTKSIKRVRLVRKADGYYCQFAVDIEVITESRTDDGELGLDVGLEYFYSDSSGHHEPNPKFLSQADKAIKHAQRQIYKKEKGKNQRRLARHRYARKHLRVNRQRNEHALVLARNVCKANALVAYENLNVKGMVRNHCLAKSINDVAWGLFRRWLEYFATKFGTTVVAVNPRMTSQKCSDCGVIVKKSLSTRTHRCSCGCQLQRDVNAAINILNFAKARDGQSRSNATGVGTSTLLGESLVEQVLTVNVESPWL; via the coding sequence GTGTTGGTACTAGAGTATAAAGTAAAAGGTAATCGACAGCAGTATAGAGCTATAGATGAAGCTATTAGAACGACCCAGTTCATCCGAAACAAAGCTGTTAGATACTGGATGGATGCACCAAGAGAAGCAAAAATAAATAAGATTGCTTTGAATAATTACTCTACCGCACTGCGTAAAGAGTTTGGGTTTGTAGCAGATTTAAACTCAATGGCTTGCCAATCAGCTACAGAGAGAGCGTGGACTGCTATTGATAGATTCTACAGTAACTGCAAGGTTAAGAAAGCTGGGAATAAAGGATATCCACGGTTCCAAAAAGATAACCGCTCGGTTGAATATAAGACTTCGGGATGGGCGCTACATCCAACAAGACGACGCATCCGATTTACTGATAAAAAAGGTATTGGTGAGGTCAAGCTATTAGGAAAGTGGGATATCCAGACCTATTCAACTAAATCAATAAAGCGCGTTCGGTTAGTCAGGAAAGCTGACGGTTACTATTGCCAATTTGCAGTTGATATTGAAGTTATAACTGAGTCTAGAACAGACGATGGTGAGTTAGGTCTTGATGTTGGATTGGAGTATTTTTACTCGGATTCTAGCGGACATCATGAACCCAATCCAAAGTTCTTGAGTCAAGCTGACAAAGCAATCAAACACGCGCAAAGGCAAATTTACAAAAAGGAAAAAGGAAAGAACCAACGACGATTAGCTAGACACAGATATGCTCGGAAGCACTTAAGAGTAAACAGGCAACGGAATGAACACGCTCTTGTACTGGCGCGTAACGTATGCAAGGCTAACGCCTTAGTCGCCTATGAAAACTTGAATGTCAAAGGCATGGTACGGAATCACTGTTTAGCCAAGTCAATTAATGATGTGGCTTGGGGTCTTTTCCGTCGTTGGCTAGAATATTTCGCTACTAAGTTCGGTACCACAGTTGTTGCTGTCAATCCTAGAATGACATCTCAAAAATGTTCGGATTGTGGTGTAATTGTTAAAAAATCCCTTTCAACTCGAACACACAGATGTAGTTGTGGATGTCAGTTGCAAAGGGATGTGAACGCAGCGATAAATATTCTGAATTTTGCAAAAGCTAGGGACGGGCAGTCCCGAAGTAACGCTACAGGAGTCGGAACCTCTACTCTGCTTGGCGAAAGCCTGGTAGAGCAAGTTCTGACGGTGAATGTAGAATCTCCGTGGCTTTAG
- a CDS encoding helix-turn-helix domain-containing protein, with amino-acid sequence MAARFNWTPQTVRQVLHKWEKLRLQRLWDKPGRGGKSKCKESDHSFFVRMPEKGTTHIQQFSIGSKI; translated from the coding sequence ATAGCTGCTCGTTTTAACTGGACTCCACAAACAGTCAGACAAGTTTTGCATAAATGGGAAAAGCTTCGTTTACAAAGACTTTGGGATAAACCGGGTCGAGGAGGAAAATCGAAGTGCAAGGAATCAGATCATAGTTTTTTTGTCAGAATGCCTGAAAAAGGAACCACGCACATACAACAGTTTTCAATTGGCTCAAAAATTTAG